CACGGCTAGTTCCAGTCGACACCAGACCCCTCCTAGGGGGCGGCCTGCAGAGGCCGGAAGCACTCGTGGCAGCGTCCCTGGATTTAAAGTGGTCtatgtggcctggctggtgtggctcagtggtcgcgCCCCAGGAATGAGGAGGTTAAGGCtcgtttcctggtcagggcacatgcctgggttgcgggcttggtccccagtgggtgcaggaggcagccaattgattctctcatctctcatcatcgatgtttctatctccctctccctttctctgaaatcagtaagcacatatttaaaacaaataagtgATCTGTGCAGCTGGTGTTATATTTCCAGCGGGCAGCACTGGCAGTGAGTGTAATCAAACCATACGTGCTCAGTGACAACTCCAAGGCCATCGCCCTGGAGCAAACGATGCTTTTGGCAAGGGCACCCGTGGGGCTCGGCGTCCCAAGACAGCCGTCTGGTTCTGAGGAAGATCAAGGTTTTTAAACCAGCGGATTGGAGGAAGCCCACCAGCCTGGGACGGCTCTCTCTCAGACTGAGGCCTGAAAGATAAAACCTGTCTGCTGGTTAAGACgcttgattttttacggagagcaGCGAACAGTGGCGGTGTCTCACATTAACGTAAGGACTAACCCGCCTCCTTCCACAACTTCCCGTGGCCCACCCCCACTTTTCACGGAACCACATCTTCATCTCCCCGCCAACCTCGACTCTCACATCCACTGCTACGCTCCTGAGCTTGCGCTGTCCCCACTTCACTGCACTCCTCACTCACACCGGCTTCCTCTGAAGCCTGGGCTCTGATGTCGGACCCAGACAGTGCGCTGTGGGACGGAGCAGTGGGTTCAAAGGCGGGGATCCTGCTTGTCGTCCTTGGGGGCCTCTGGTCAACCCCAAGTCCACTGCGATACAGACCTGCAGCCAAAATTCACCTTCTGAGACAGGGGGCGCGGTGAACCAGGAGGCCTTGCAAGTCCCCTGCCGAACGCCTTATGGCCCCCACCTCGGATTTTAAGTTCAGCTCATACAACGATGGCGCCGTCCAGCAGTGCCGACGCTGGAATCAGAACAAATCTAGTTTGGACACAACTAGTTAGCAGCCTTGCCACTCACTAGTCATGTGACTGTGGGCAAGCTATTCTCAGCCGGCTTCTCACCTGTGGATGGGGAGAACGGCGCCCTCCTGAGGCAGCTATAAGAAATGCAGAAAACAATGCAGGTGGCGTCCTGGGGGGCTGGCAGTGGCTCTGATAACTCTGTGCCTTTTCACCTGCTACTCCCGCTGCCCAGAAGGGCTTCCTCCTCTCGTGCCCGGGGGATCCCTTCACAGGTGCCTTCCCACCTCCTGGCCGGCCACAGCAACCAACCTCTCCTCGCCTGTGAGCGAGGAGACACGCGCGTGAACTCTGCCTATCACAGGGCAGGCTGCCCGCACCGGCTGCCCCTGCCACTGGGGCACGGTCCCTGTCCTGTTCGCTGCTGAACCAAGGCCAACTtcggtgactttttaaaaaatatgtttttatttatttcagagagggagggaggcaaagggggagagagaaacatcaatgatgggagcgGATCatcgaatggctgcctcctgcacgccacccactgggatggagcccacaacccgggcaggtacCCCGATTGGGAAGCGAACTgggacctctgggttcataggctGAAGCTCAACCGCCGAGACACACCGTCCGGGCCTCAGGGCCTTTTGGAGAAGCTGCTGAGTCCAGATTTGACAAACTACGTTGTTATTTGCAGTTTTctagaggaaaagaaaatccaCCCACGGATCCATCTTGAGTGGGACCAATGCGACTACCAATCCCTTAAAGACCTtcatgccctggccagtctggctcagtggacagagcgtcagcccgaggactgaggggtcccaggttcgattccggtcaagggcaggcacctcggttgcgggctccatccccagccctggccagggtgtggggtgtgggaggcaaccaatcgatgtgtctctctctcacattgatgtttctctctcgctgtctctccccctcccttccactctctctaaaaatcaatggaaaaatagccacaggtgattagaaaaaaaaagaaaagaaaaagaacttcatATAAAATTTCTGATGACAGTGACCGTATCCGTCTCCAGAAGCAAAAGACATTTTGGGGGAGAGAAACGTCAGACGCCGAGCCTTAAAGGAAATGAATACCTCAATGCAGACGTGGTGCATGCCTCCGGCCTTGTTCTTCTGCAGAAACCCCGCGATCGGACTGTCCTCTCCCAGCGGGTGAAGCAGCTCCAGTTTGGTGTTCCCGAGGTCGACGAAAACCACAGACACTCCGTGCTCAGGAAGGGGGGACACCTCGCTGACCGGGGCCCCCAGCGCGTCCCGGTAAAAGGCCCGGGCCTTTTCCAGGTCCGGCACGGCGATGGCCACGTGGTTGAGCCGCCCCAGGGCCCACACGGCAGCACTGGCCACGCGACCTGAGGACCGGGGGGTGGAAAAGGCTCTCCCTGTGGGAACGGGAGCCTGCAGTCGTGAGAACAGCCCTGGAAGATGGAACAGTCGTTGGCAATGTCCCTTTGACGTGAATGCGCTtctgaaattatttaaattactcACTCCGTTCTGAAATAGCTGCCTGAGGTTAAAAAGCTAATTCTGAGCCATCTGATGTTAGATTCAGAGCAAGGAAGGGGATCTTCCCTAAGAGCGTACATTTACCGACAGCACGTGGAGGGCAGCTGCCGTTACGAAGAATTACTTGCTGCTCTCTGCACCTCACAACGGGTGAGCTTGAACGCGACGGTGACATAACACACTTGCCGGTGAGAACAATTCTGTTCCTGATCTATGACCGGTTGTCGGTGTTACAGTCTGTGACCGTACAGtaccttttaatgtgcattttaTCTGAGTGGCTGTCAACCAGCCCAAATGCCTCACTGTTGGGGAAAAGAAACAAAGGTCTCCCCAGCGAGTTATCTCTACGAGCGAAGGGGCAGCCAGAGGAGTGTGGCGGGCtgatgtttgtttctgttttgttttctgttctctccctctctctctctctctctctctctcttccactctaagaaaatcaatggagccctaaccggtgtgcctcagtggatagagcgtcggcctgcggactaaagggtcccgggttcgattccggtcaagggcatgtacctgggctgcgggcacatccctagtagggggtgtgcaggaggcggctgatggatgtttctctctcatcgatgtttctaactctctatccctctcccttcctctctgaaaaaaaaaaaatcaataaaaatatatttaaaaagaaaatcaacaggaaaaataTACCACGAGGACTAAGAACCCCAAAAAATCTCACTCCCCAACTAGAGGCTGCTTGCCCTTGGGCCATGTTGTGGCACACCCGGTGCTGTAGTCGCTGCGTCGTTTCGTGAACCCACCACTCACGGCGTTTTACGGCCAGCGCTCTCCTTTCGCTCTGGAAGTTTACGGGGCTCTGACTGCAGACCCTGCTTGGTAAGGGTTTCGGGATTGAGTGACTACCGACGTCCTGGTGGTATTCCAGGCCTACCTTCTTTTTGCATTTTGATGCAATAGCACCGGCTTACAAGTTGCCCAACGTAACATTAGTTGTTTATAGGAACTCCCTAACTCACTCACACGGCTCATGGCCGTCAGTTTTAACTTGGGAAACGCCTTTGAACGTCATGTGAAAGTGCGAACTGTATTTGTGACCGTGCTGCCTTCAAAaacctataaaatggaaaaaaagagaaaaaacgaACAAACCTGTAAACTGATGATCACCCCAGCGCTGAGGTGCCGGTCGGCAGGCCTTGCCCCgactgctggggtccaggcaCAGTGGGGGCCAGAACCCCCGGGGGGAACACCTCACTGATATGACCTCACCTTCCTAGTGGAGACCCCGGGGCTTATCGCGTCGTCAGTTACGCCGCGAACCGTCTACGTAACCTCGCAAACTGTTACATCCCGAATTCCGGAGTGAGAGCGGAGGCGCCGTAGCCCGGCTCCGCCCCCGAGTCCCCGTGGCCATACCACAGAGGCAATGTACTGGTGCACCCTGCGAGTCAGCGTGACTCTTCCCACTTGAGAGACAAGGGAGACAGACGGGCCTGGCTCAGTGATTTTCCTCAAGGGCACACGAGGTGGCAGAGCGGAGCCTGGAGCCCAGGTCTGTCCGGCACCGAGGTCAGTGCTGTTAAACGGCGATGTTTGGCGTCCTCGTGCCTCTGAAATGCTCCCTGAACCTCCGTTTTTAGTATCTTTAGTGTGTGCTCCATGAGCAACAGCGACTTGCTAAGCGATGGCTTTCTGAGACAAGGAGATGACTTTTATGagtttggtgtggtttttttttggggggggggggttggcaaAGGGCAGCTTGCAATGGTGTGTGCGGTAAGATGCTGACTTGCACTTTTAccgagaagaggagggagggcctgggagggcgTGTCAGTGGCAAAACCTGCCTATCACCTGCTCGTTAGAGATTCGTTTTAACGAATATAATCCTTTTTCGTGTACACGAGTCACCTCTTTGTACCGATCATGTGCGGAGGCTCCTATTCTGCCCTTGTCTCCTTGGGGCTCAGCACTCAGCCACGGCAGATGCGTAAGACAGACTACAGTGATTGCCCTGGCTGGCGCGGCCCAATGGTTAGAGCGCCGGTCCGCACACCGGAGGCTCTCGGGTTCGACTCCCGGCCAAGGGCGTGTgtaaacctgggttgcaggttcgatccctggtcctggtcagggtacgtgTGGGAGAcaagcaatcgatgtgtctctctcacatccatgtttctctctctctctctctcccctcctatcttccactctccctagaaatcaattaaaaaaaatatcctcactcgtcaggtgaggactaaaaaaaatttttttaaaaaagacgaCAGtgatcgccctagctggtttggctcagtgcatgggGTGaccgcctgtggactgaggggtcccgggttcgatccccagtagggggcgtgcaggaggcagccgatccatgatgctctctcatcacggatgtttctctctctctctccctctctgaaatcaataaaaatactgccctggccggtctggttcagtggatggagtgtcaacCTGCgatctgaagggtcctgggttcgattcccggccagggcacatgccagggttgcgggctggatccccagtagggggcgtgcaggaggcggccgatccatgatgctctctcatcacggatgtttctatctttctccccctctcctttcctctctgaaattaataaaaatatattttaaaaaacactagtATATTTAAGAATCGGTTCAGCTTGAGAAGCGACTTCAGAGGGCGGGCAGAACTGTGAGGCCCGTGGGCGGAAAGAGAGGGAGCCCTTCCTAGGTGAGAAGCCGGACATTATTAGGGGTTCACCCCAGCCGCACCCCGGGAAGGTGCCGAGCTGAAGGACGCTCTGGGGTGACTCCCTGGGAGCCGTGACCTCAACGGGGAATTCCCGGTGGAGGGAGAGCTGCCCTCcgacgccccccacccccacagaagaaaagggggggctggggggaggtggggaccgGGGAGCCAGGACACCTGCGATTCTGTCACCACGGAATCcaggcagctttttaaaaaatatgtttttcttattgatttcagagagagggagggaatcatgggccggctgcctcctgtgcgccccctcctggggatggagccctcgaCCGGGTCCTGCGCCCTGACCTCCGGGGTCAAAGGTCggcgctcaccactgagcccttttttatttatttctaatggaTGTAGGAAACTCAGGGGGCCTGCGAACCCTGCACCAGC
This sequence is a window from Myotis daubentonii chromosome 21, mMyoDau2.1, whole genome shotgun sequence. Protein-coding genes within it:
- the MCEE gene encoding methylmalonyl-CoA epimerase, mitochondrial — protein: MAQVLRAAVAAACAGGLFSRLQAPVPTGRAFSTPRSSGRVASAAVWALGRLNHVAIAVPDLEKARAFYRDALGAPVSEVSPLPEHGVSVVFVDLGNTKLELLHPLGEDSPIAGFLQKNKAGGMHHVCIEVDDINAAVKDLKEKKIRSLSDEAKIGAHGKPVIFLHPKDCGGVLVELEQA